The Sporomusa termitida genome has a window encoding:
- a CDS encoding pyruvate ferredoxin oxidoreductase, with protein sequence MSTRVMIDGNGAASEGLRLAKVRVVSAYPITPQSPISEKLADFVVQGKLDAKYIRVESEHSAMCCAIGAQLTGVRAGTATSSVGLALMHEVLGVAAGCRVPIVMPVVNRSLVSPWSLWCDHQDAMAERDGGWLQLYAESAQEVLDLILIAYRTAEDARIQLPAMVCLDGFFLSHMSDAVYVPDQAAVDAYLPPYVCHNFHLDPNDPMFINNLTPTAEYTEMRYQQAVGFNQAPAVLLAAMADFKRVFGRDYSLLEAYQCDDAEAVIVTLGSMSGTAKYTVDQLRGQGKKVGVLKLTSYRPFPAEQVKQALAPVAVVGVMDRSPGYGAQVAPVATEVRAVLSGKPVQGFIAGLGGRDISPATFVKAFAKLLTGEITADVDWVDVKENALTIREVK encoded by the coding sequence ATGAGTACCAGAGTAATGATTGACGGCAACGGAGCTGCCTCCGAGGGTCTGCGGCTGGCGAAGGTGAGGGTGGTTTCGGCTTACCCGATTACCCCCCAGAGCCCGATCTCGGAGAAACTGGCTGATTTTGTTGTTCAGGGAAAACTTGATGCCAAATATATCAGGGTGGAGTCAGAACACAGTGCCATGTGCTGCGCGATTGGCGCCCAGCTTACCGGTGTCCGGGCCGGTACGGCCACTTCTTCGGTTGGTCTGGCACTCATGCATGAAGTACTGGGGGTAGCCGCCGGCTGCCGGGTTCCCATCGTTATGCCTGTTGTCAACCGGTCGCTGGTCAGCCCCTGGAGCCTGTGGTGCGACCATCAGGACGCTATGGCGGAAAGAGATGGCGGCTGGCTGCAGCTTTATGCGGAAAGTGCCCAGGAAGTGCTTGACCTGATTCTTATTGCCTACCGGACCGCGGAGGATGCCCGCATTCAACTGCCGGCCATGGTCTGCCTGGACGGTTTCTTCCTTTCGCATATGAGTGATGCCGTGTATGTGCCTGATCAGGCTGCTGTTGATGCCTATCTGCCGCCCTATGTATGCCACAACTTTCATCTTGACCCCAATGATCCGATGTTTATCAACAACCTTACCCCTACGGCCGAATACACCGAAATGAGATACCAACAGGCTGTAGGCTTTAACCAGGCACCGGCGGTTCTGCTGGCGGCCATGGCTGACTTTAAAAGGGTGTTTGGACGTGACTATTCTCTGCTGGAAGCATACCAATGCGATGACGCTGAAGCGGTTATTGTGACCTTAGGCTCAATGTCCGGTACGGCAAAATACACTGTCGATCAACTGCGCGGTCAGGGGAAAAAAGTCGGCGTATTAAAGCTCACGTCCTACCGGCCGTTCCCGGCTGAGCAGGTTAAACAGGCGCTGGCCCCTGTTGCCGTTGTCGGGGTAATGGACCGCAGTCCGGGCTATGGTGCTCAGGTAGCGCCTGTAGCCACCGAGGTGCGGGCGGTTCTCAGCGGTAAGCCGGTACAGGGTTTCATCGCCGGCCTCGGTGGCCGCGACATCTCGCCGGCAACTTTTGTCAAAGCCTTTGCAAAGCTCCTAACAGGCGAGATTACCGCCGATGTGGACTGGGTGGACGTAAAAGAAAATGCACTGACAATCCGGGAGGTGAAGTAA
- a CDS encoding 4Fe-4S binding protein: MQRQQKKPMTDCEKTKKYFVGPVATEFVAAKTGVWRVVRPDVTIEDCIFCGTCRKHCPADVVTVAKEDPNSGVYFDWDYCKGCGICANICPKQCIAMIPEEGVCKL, translated from the coding sequence ATGCAGAGGCAGCAAAAAAAGCCTATGACGGACTGCGAAAAAACTAAAAAGTATTTTGTCGGGCCGGTGGCTACAGAATTTGTGGCGGCTAAAACCGGTGTGTGGCGGGTAGTCCGGCCGGATGTTACCATTGAAGATTGTATTTTTTGCGGCACTTGCCGTAAGCATTGTCCTGCCGATGTGGTTACTGTGGCTAAGGAAGACCCTAATAGCGGTGTCTATTTTGACTGGGATTATTGTAAAGGGTGCGGTATTTGCGCGAATATCTGCCCGAAACAATGTATTGCCATGATACCGGAAGAAGGTGTTTGCAAGCTATGA
- a CDS encoding 2-oxoacid:acceptor oxidoreductase family protein, whose product MKQIKLFGLGGQGVVTAAKIFAEAAAIGEGKYAQSIPAYGHERRGAPVYSDLIVSDGPIRVKSFVYEPDYVVIFDLSVMDKGVDVMAGTKPDTVFIINNECVLPEYPFASHLVYYSGAKQIALDTLGRDIPNSAMLGAMAGAGLVGIEAAMNAIRKIFGKAGDANAEAAKKAYDGLRKN is encoded by the coding sequence TTGAAACAAATCAAACTCTTCGGCCTTGGCGGCCAGGGTGTTGTTACTGCCGCCAAGATATTTGCCGAAGCAGCAGCTATTGGCGAAGGTAAATACGCCCAGTCCATTCCGGCGTACGGGCATGAGCGGCGCGGCGCACCGGTGTACTCCGACTTGATTGTCAGCGACGGCCCGATTAGGGTCAAGTCCTTCGTCTATGAACCGGACTATGTTGTTATCTTCGATCTGTCAGTGATGGATAAAGGCGTCGATGTGATGGCGGGAACCAAGCCGGACACAGTCTTCATCATTAACAACGAATGTGTATTGCCGGAATACCCTTTCGCCAGCCATCTGGTTTATTACAGCGGTGCTAAACAGATTGCTCTTGATACCCTGGGGCGGGATATCCCTAATTCAGCGATGCTGGGAGCAATGGCCGGCGCCGGGCTGGTTGGTATTGAGGCGGCTATGAATGCCATTCGGAAAATTTTTGGAAAGGCGGGTGACGCCAATGCAGAGGCAGCAAAAAAAGCCTATGACGGACTGCGAAAAAACTAA
- a CDS encoding UbiX family flavin prenyltransferase: protein MKLIVGVSGATGIVYAIRLLEVLKQAQVEVHLVLSDWAVYNLACETDKSLEELQGLACVTYGNKELDAAIASGSFLTDGMMIVPCSMKSLAAIAHGYSDSLIVRAADVMLKEKRKLVLVPRETPLSRIHLTNMLLADQAGAIIMPPMPAFYHRPQTIEDIINHTVARILDHFGLASGLTKRWGQ from the coding sequence ATGAAATTAATTGTCGGTGTATCAGGCGCCACCGGAATTGTTTATGCAATCAGACTTCTGGAAGTATTAAAACAGGCTCAGGTCGAGGTCCATCTGGTTTTAAGTGACTGGGCGGTATATAATCTAGCCTGCGAGACTGATAAGAGTCTGGAAGAGTTACAGGGGCTGGCTTGTGTTACCTATGGTAATAAAGAGCTTGATGCTGCCATTGCCAGCGGCTCGTTTCTTACTGACGGCATGATGATAGTTCCCTGCAGCATGAAATCGTTAGCCGCCATTGCTCATGGCTACAGCGATAGTCTGATTGTCCGGGCGGCGGACGTAATGCTTAAAGAGAAGCGGAAGCTGGTGCTGGTTCCCAGAGAGACGCCACTAAGCAGGATCCATTTAACCAATATGTTGCTTGCTGATCAGGCGGGAGCAATCATTATGCCGCCCATGCCTGCTTTTTACCATCGCCCGCAAACCATTGAGGATATTATCAATCACACGGTAGCGCGAATACTGGATCATTTTGGCTTGGCTAGCGGTCTTACTAAAAGATGGGGGCAGTAG
- a CDS encoding uroporphyrinogen decarboxylase family protein: MGQDVMTAEERLVAAINLQPVDRVVCAPLIDQYAGQFAGITNKEFLWDWDKGIRAIDKLQEAYPIWDSNAFMQHTRCGQVGKVVGSMRCKYPGVELKDNAQYQMLEFEAMTRDEYALIKEKGFMEYRLTFLERAHQKSREEVLAGFQELAKYRQLELEATYRRGQSPTWGAFCPVLPFDCFSMMRSIEKFFKDMFQLRDQLAEPLRLANDAIVEAAEKNVAATGVNRVFIGGVRGAGQFISLKQFEKYVWPYLQVMVEKLAERNIIPILHFDADWTNNLEYFLDLPKGKFVLELDGATDIFKTHAILKGHCAIKGDVQAALFTVASPVEVEEYAKKLLTTFRNGEGLLYSSGCSLPMNAKHENVKAFFDAVEKYGRYN; the protein is encoded by the coding sequence ATGGGGCAGGATGTAATGACAGCCGAGGAACGGCTTGTTGCCGCGATTAATCTGCAGCCGGTAGACAGGGTTGTTTGTGCGCCGCTTATTGATCAATATGCGGGGCAATTCGCCGGTATTACCAACAAAGAGTTTCTCTGGGACTGGGATAAAGGCATCAGGGCTATTGATAAATTGCAGGAGGCTTATCCGATCTGGGACAGCAATGCATTTATGCAGCATACCCGCTGCGGCCAGGTAGGAAAGGTTGTTGGCTCGATGCGCTGTAAATATCCAGGCGTGGAGCTGAAGGATAATGCCCAGTACCAGATGCTGGAGTTTGAAGCAATGACCCGTGATGAATATGCACTGATAAAAGAAAAAGGGTTTATGGAATACCGATTGACTTTTCTGGAAAGGGCCCATCAAAAAAGCCGTGAGGAGGTGCTTGCGGGCTTTCAGGAGTTGGCAAAATATCGCCAATTGGAGCTTGAGGCCACATACCGCCGCGGACAAAGTCCGACCTGGGGGGCTTTTTGCCCGGTATTGCCTTTTGACTGCTTTTCCATGATGCGTTCGATTGAGAAGTTTTTCAAAGATATGTTTCAGTTGCGTGATCAACTGGCAGAGCCTCTGCGGCTTGCCAATGATGCAATTGTTGAGGCTGCAGAAAAAAATGTAGCGGCGACAGGTGTTAACCGGGTATTTATTGGTGGCGTCAGAGGGGCCGGCCAGTTTATTTCACTCAAACAGTTTGAGAAGTATGTATGGCCTTATTTGCAAGTGATGGTTGAGAAGCTGGCTGAAAGAAATATTATTCCGATCCTGCATTTTGATGCTGACTGGACAAATAATCTGGAATACTTTCTTGATTTGCCGAAGGGCAAGTTTGTATTGGAGCTGGATGGTGCTACCGATATTTTTAAAACACATGCAATCCTGAAGGGGCATTGCGCAATTAAGGGCGATGTGCAGGCTGCCTTATTTACGGTGGCTTCTCCCGTCGAGGTGGAGGAATACGCCAAAAAATTACTTACTACCTTCCGTAATGGAGAAGGCCTGCTTTATTCTTCAGGGTGTTCGCTGCCGATGAATGCGAAGCATGAAAACGTCAAGGCATTTTTTGACGCTGTTGAAAAATATGGGCGGTATAATTGA
- a CDS encoding GDSL-type esterase/lipase family protein, with protein MNTIVALGDSITYGYPYTPDMSWVRLTGAELGLTLLNKGVNGDSTAGMLARFKRDVIAHSPSHVIILGGTNDACARVAAEAVAAQVRQMAELALQYQITPLIGLPVPGNYPPDEAYLDLYRQDMRDYALACKLTVIDFYAAFKASAAWRTLYADVLHPNAAGYRVMAAAAAPVINSMLM; from the coding sequence ATGAATACGATCGTTGCCCTTGGCGATTCCATTACCTATGGCTATCCGTATACGCCGGATATGTCCTGGGTCAGGCTGACCGGCGCCGAACTGGGTCTTACGCTGCTTAATAAAGGCGTCAACGGTGACAGCACGGCCGGGATGCTGGCGCGGTTTAAGCGGGATGTTATCGCTCACTCGCCGTCGCATGTCATTATCCTGGGCGGCACGAATGATGCCTGTGCCCGGGTGGCGGCCGAGGCAGTGGCGGCCCAGGTCCGGCAGATGGCAGAACTAGCGCTGCAGTATCAGATCACACCCCTTATCGGGCTGCCGGTTCCCGGCAATTATCCACCGGACGAAGCGTATCTTGACCTGTACCGCCAGGATATGCGGGACTATGCGCTGGCCTGCAAGCTGACCGTGATTGATTTTTATGCGGCCTTCAAAGCCTCTGCGGCTTGGCGTACGCTGTATGCCGATGTGCTTCACCCCAATGCAGCCGGCTACCGGGTGATGGCGGCGGCGGCGGCGCCGGTTATAAACAGCATGCTAATGTGA
- a CDS encoding methyl-accepting chemotaxis protein — protein MIQLDQGIANKTMDFIFQETGLSAVICDREGIIVAARDVARVGKAHSGSQKVLTEKIEHRIVTAEDEQRSGGTVKMGVHLPIVYKNEWIGSFGISGDPIYSKPIAKIATGIIRWELQSAENKEVLLDQAQQVNDSITNIAATIEELNASQEDLTATMQDVANLSERVSVNVNNTDTVLSTIHQIASQTNLLGLNAAIEAARVGEHGRGFAVVAEEVRKLSDQSQHSAKDIKATLQDLKSSMVTVINHTQQTAGITKEQAKATESITERVMTLKCVAQKLLSMAKAE, from the coding sequence ATGATACAATTGGACCAAGGTATTGCTAACAAAACTATGGATTTTATTTTTCAGGAAACAGGATTAAGTGCGGTTATCTGTGACCGTGAGGGGATAATTGTTGCCGCCCGGGATGTTGCCAGAGTGGGCAAAGCTCACAGTGGCTCGCAAAAGGTGCTTACGGAGAAAATCGAGCATCGAATTGTCACCGCTGAAGATGAGCAACGTTCGGGTGGGACTGTTAAAATGGGTGTGCATCTGCCTATCGTGTATAAAAACGAATGGATTGGCAGCTTCGGTATAAGCGGAGACCCTATTTACTCAAAACCTATCGCCAAGATTGCCACAGGTATTATTCGCTGGGAGTTGCAGTCTGCGGAAAATAAGGAAGTGCTGCTTGACCAAGCACAGCAGGTTAACGATTCGATTACAAACATTGCCGCCACTATTGAGGAGCTGAACGCTTCTCAGGAGGACCTAACCGCTACAATGCAGGATGTCGCTAATTTATCTGAGCGTGTGTCGGTTAATGTTAATAATACCGATACTGTATTATCAACCATTCATCAAATAGCCAGTCAGACAAATCTGCTCGGTCTTAATGCCGCTATTGAGGCCGCTAGAGTTGGCGAGCACGGCCGGGGCTTTGCTGTCGTAGCCGAAGAGGTTCGCAAACTCTCCGACCAGAGTCAGCATTCGGCCAAAGACATTAAGGCTACCTTACAGGATTTAAAGTCGTCGATGGTAACGGTTATTAATCATACTCAGCAAACAGCCGGCATTACTAAAGAACAAGCCAAAGCGACTGAGTCGATTACGGAAAGGGTTATGACATTAAAGTGTGTTGCCCAAAAACTGCTCTCGATGGCAAAAGCTGAATAG
- a CDS encoding RidA family protein has product MKSVVNTDQAPAAIGPYSQAIKAGSFLFISGQIPVDPVTGTVVAGDVAAQTKRVLDNITAILNSENLSLANVVKTTVFLADMNDFQTVNQVYGEFFSQDAPARGCVQVARLPKDVAVEIEAIAYLAC; this is encoded by the coding sequence ATGAAAAGTGTTGTTAATACCGATCAAGCCCCGGCAGCGATAGGACCTTACTCTCAGGCCATAAAAGCGGGCAGCTTCCTGTTTATCTCCGGTCAAATACCTGTTGATCCTGTCACTGGCACGGTAGTGGCCGGTGATGTTGCGGCCCAGACAAAAAGAGTTTTAGATAATATAACAGCAATTCTGAACAGCGAAAATCTAAGTTTGGCGAATGTTGTGAAGACTACCGTGTTCCTTGCAGACATGAATGATTTTCAAACAGTAAACCAAGTGTATGGAGAATTTTTTTCCCAGGACGCTCCAGCCAGGGGCTGTGTTCAGGTCGCCAGGCTGCCTAAAGACGTTGCTGTTGAAATTGAAGCTATTGCTTACCTAGCATGCTAA
- the nifJ gene encoding pyruvate:ferredoxin (flavodoxin) oxidoreductase: protein MNRKMKTMDGNTAAAYISYAFTDVAAIFPITPSSNMAESVDEWASQGQKNLFGQTVEVVEMQSEGGAAGAVHGSLHAGALTTTYTASQGLLLMIPNMYKIAGELLPGVFHVSARVVGANAISIFGDHSDVMATRQTGFALLAESSVQQVMDLAAVAHLAAIKGRVPFLNFFDGFRTSHEVQKIEILEYEELDKLIDREAVAAFRKRALNPDHPLTKGTVQGIDIHFQQREVSNRFYEDIPAIVEGYMAEISKLTGREYHLFNYYGAPDAERMIIAMGSMCEAIEEVVDYLNAKGEKVGLLTVHLYRPFSLEHFFKYIPATVRKIAVLDRTKEMGSLAEPLYLDVKHAFYGQSWQPAIVGGRCGVGGKDVIPSHIHGVFENLKAEKPKDNFTVGIIDDVNHTSLPYGDDIDTTAAGTKACKFWGIGSDGTVGANKNAIKIIGDHTAMYAQAYFAYDAKKSGGVTISHLRFGKKAIKSPYLINKADFIACHNQSYVHNYNVLEGLKQGGSFLLNCQWNETELEQKLPAAMKRYLAINNIQMYIIDAVKIAQEIGLGGRINMIMQAAFFKIAGIIPEAEAIKYLKEAIQKSYGKKGEKVVAMNNAAVDQGINAIVKVAVPAAWQAAAETAAVSKEVPAFIKNILMPMNRQEGDKLPVSAFIGLEDGSYPMGTAAYEKRGIAVDVPQWQAEQCIQCNQCAYVCPHAAIRPVLLTEQEKQQAPAGFITRPCNGQKALYFAMAVSPYDCTGCGNCVQICPAKEKALTMKPLTTQLHQAPLWEYAMTMAPKANPLNPFTVKGSQFEQPLLEFSGACAGCGETPYAKLVTQLFGDRMMVANATGCSSVWADSVPSMPYTTNHRGHGPAWGNSLFEDNAEYGLGMQMAVKQLRKQVALAIEKAAQLDLGKEFRAACETWLANKDKSEGTRERADQLITLLEQVKGSDGLLNEIYNNKDFLVKRSQWIFGGDGWAYDIGFGGLDHVLASGEDVNVLVFDTEVYSNTGGQSSKATPAAAVAKFAASGKKTKKKDLGLIAMSYGYIYVAQIAMGADKNQTLKAIAEAEAYPGPSLIIAYAPCINHGMKVGMGCSQLEAKRAVDSGYWAMYRYNPQLEASGENPFKLDSKAPTMAFREFLMGEVRYSALQQQFPDLAEALFEKTEQDAKERLAKYRLLANQ from the coding sequence ATGAATAGAAAAATGAAAACAATGGACGGAAACACAGCCGCGGCCTACATATCTTACGCATTTACCGATGTTGCAGCGATTTTTCCCATCACACCGTCATCAAATATGGCGGAAAGTGTGGATGAATGGGCATCCCAAGGCCAAAAAAATCTTTTTGGGCAGACGGTTGAAGTTGTAGAAATGCAGTCAGAGGGCGGCGCCGCCGGCGCTGTTCACGGTTCGCTGCATGCCGGCGCATTGACTACTACCTATACAGCCTCACAGGGACTTTTACTGATGATTCCCAACATGTATAAAATTGCCGGTGAACTATTACCTGGCGTATTCCATGTCAGCGCCAGAGTCGTTGGCGCCAATGCCATCAGTATTTTTGGCGATCATTCTGACGTTATGGCGACAAGACAAACCGGGTTTGCTTTGCTGGCAGAAAGCAGTGTCCAGCAAGTCATGGATTTAGCAGCTGTGGCGCATCTGGCGGCGATTAAAGGCCGAGTGCCGTTTCTCAACTTTTTTGATGGGTTCAGAACTTCTCACGAAGTGCAAAAAATTGAAATTCTTGAATACGAGGAATTAGATAAACTGATAGACCGGGAGGCTGTCGCCGCTTTTAGAAAACGGGCGCTTAATCCTGACCATCCACTGACCAAAGGTACCGTGCAGGGCATTGATATCCATTTCCAGCAAAGAGAAGTATCGAACCGGTTTTACGAGGACATCCCGGCAATCGTAGAGGGCTATATGGCCGAAATTAGTAAACTGACCGGCAGGGAATACCATTTATTCAACTATTATGGCGCTCCTGATGCCGAGCGAATGATTATTGCCATGGGCTCTATGTGTGAAGCCATTGAAGAAGTGGTGGATTATCTTAATGCTAAGGGCGAAAAAGTAGGCCTGCTGACAGTACATCTCTACCGGCCGTTTTCGCTGGAACATTTCTTTAAATACATTCCTGCTACTGTGCGAAAAATTGCTGTACTGGACAGAACCAAGGAAATGGGTTCATTGGCAGAACCGCTCTACCTAGATGTCAAACACGCATTCTATGGGCAATCCTGGCAGCCGGCTATTGTTGGCGGACGGTGCGGGGTTGGCGGCAAAGATGTAATCCCCAGTCATATTCATGGTGTTTTTGAAAACCTTAAAGCTGAAAAGCCGAAAGACAACTTTACTGTCGGTATTATTGATGATGTTAATCATACTTCCCTGCCATATGGTGACGATATTGATACTACTGCCGCCGGCACAAAAGCCTGTAAATTTTGGGGGATTGGCTCCGATGGAACAGTAGGAGCCAATAAGAATGCAATCAAGATTATTGGCGATCACACCGCTATGTATGCGCAGGCTTATTTTGCTTATGATGCCAAAAAGTCCGGCGGTGTTACCATTTCCCATTTGCGGTTCGGCAAAAAAGCGATAAAATCTCCTTATCTCATTAATAAAGCTGATTTTATTGCTTGCCACAATCAGTCCTATGTGCATAACTACAATGTTTTGGAAGGACTGAAGCAAGGTGGCAGTTTCTTGCTGAATTGCCAGTGGAATGAAACCGAACTGGAGCAAAAGCTGCCGGCGGCGATGAAACGCTATCTCGCCATCAACAATATTCAAATGTATATTATTGATGCCGTAAAGATTGCTCAGGAAATTGGTCTTGGCGGCAGGATCAACATGATTATGCAGGCGGCGTTTTTCAAAATTGCCGGCATTATTCCGGAAGCAGAAGCTATAAAGTACCTAAAAGAAGCTATTCAAAAATCCTACGGCAAAAAAGGTGAAAAAGTGGTTGCCATGAACAATGCCGCTGTAGACCAGGGGATAAACGCCATTGTGAAGGTCGCTGTTCCGGCAGCCTGGCAGGCGGCAGCGGAAACGGCAGCGGTTAGTAAAGAGGTGCCGGCATTTATTAAAAATATCTTAATGCCGATGAATCGGCAAGAAGGCGACAAATTACCGGTTAGCGCCTTTATCGGCCTGGAAGACGGTTCGTACCCGATGGGAACAGCCGCCTATGAAAAACGGGGCATTGCTGTTGATGTGCCACAGTGGCAAGCCGAGCAATGCATTCAATGTAATCAATGCGCCTATGTCTGCCCGCACGCTGCGATCAGGCCGGTATTACTTACTGAACAAGAAAAGCAACAGGCCCCGGCCGGCTTTATTACAAGACCTTGCAATGGGCAGAAAGCGTTGTATTTTGCAATGGCAGTTTCACCTTATGATTGCACCGGCTGCGGCAACTGTGTCCAAATTTGTCCGGCGAAAGAAAAAGCATTGACAATGAAACCATTGACGACGCAATTGCACCAAGCGCCGCTGTGGGAATATGCGATGACAATGGCCCCGAAGGCCAATCCGCTGAATCCTTTCACCGTAAAAGGCAGCCAGTTTGAACAGCCGCTGTTAGAATTCTCCGGCGCCTGCGCGGGTTGTGGCGAAACGCCGTATGCCAAGCTGGTGACACAGCTGTTTGGTGACCGGATGATGGTGGCCAATGCCACCGGCTGCTCCTCGGTGTGGGCTGACAGCGTCCCCTCTATGCCGTATACCACTAATCATCGCGGGCATGGACCGGCGTGGGGAAACTCCTTGTTTGAGGACAATGCAGAATATGGCTTAGGTATGCAGATGGCGGTTAAGCAGCTTAGAAAACAAGTAGCTTTAGCGATAGAAAAGGCCGCTCAACTGGATTTGGGAAAAGAATTCAGAGCGGCTTGTGAAACCTGGCTGGCGAATAAAGATAAGAGTGAAGGCACAAGAGAACGTGCGGATCAGCTTATTACACTGTTGGAACAAGTAAAGGGCAGTGATGGGCTGCTTAATGAAATCTATAACAACAAAGACTTCTTAGTTAAACGCTCGCAATGGATTTTCGGCGGTGACGGCTGGGCCTATGATATTGGTTTTGGCGGCTTGGATCATGTTCTGGCTTCTGGTGAAGATGTAAATGTACTGGTATTTGATACTGAAGTATATTCCAATACGGGCGGTCAGTCCTCCAAGGCTACGCCAGCCGCTGCCGTTGCTAAATTTGCGGCTAGCGGCAAAAAGACCAAGAAGAAAGATCTTGGCCTGATAGCCATGAGTTATGGCTATATCTATGTGGCGCAAATTGCCATGGGGGCAGATAAAAACCAAACACTCAAAGCCATTGCCGAGGCGGAAGCGTATCCGGGCCCGTCGTTGATTATCGCCTATGCTCCCTGCATCAATCACGGGATGAAAGTGGGCATGGGGTGCAGCCAGCTGGAGGCAAAACGAGCGGTTGACAGTGGCTATTGGGCTATGTATCGTTATAATCCCCAACTCGAGGCCAGCGGGGAAAATCCTTTCAAACTCGATTCTAAAGCGCCAACAATGGCCTTCAGAGAGTTTTTAATGGGCGAAGTGCGTTATTCGGCCTTGCAACAACAATTTCCCGACCTGGCAGAGGCGTTATTTGAAAAAACCGAGCAAGACGCCAAAGAAAGATTGGCAAAGTATAGGCTGTTGGCTAACCAATAA
- a CDS encoding nucleoside recognition domain-containing protein: MADHTAAGIDLQKVKPSVVEEFVTGAKKGFYIGAEMIAPAMVLAYVLILFLEITGLMKGVGKILEPVMTVFGLPGEAIFALVAAFFAKAAGCATAATLYSKGVITAAQATILFPACVTMGTLIGHFVRIVIVSNVNKKWHSLLICVPLVDAAVVMILTRAVLSVMGLNG; the protein is encoded by the coding sequence ATGGCTGATCATACTGCCGCCGGCATAGATTTGCAGAAAGTTAAGCCAAGTGTGGTTGAAGAATTTGTGACGGGTGCCAAAAAGGGGTTTTATATTGGTGCGGAAATGATTGCACCGGCCATGGTTTTGGCGTATGTGCTCATTCTGTTTTTAGAAATTACCGGGTTGATGAAGGGTGTAGGTAAAATACTGGAGCCGGTGATGACCGTATTTGGCCTGCCGGGTGAGGCTATCTTTGCTCTGGTAGCCGCCTTCTTTGCCAAGGCTGCAGGCTGTGCTACCGCGGCCACCCTATATTCTAAAGGCGTTATAACTGCCGCCCAGGCGACAATCCTGTTTCCCGCGTGTGTAACCATGGGCACGCTGATTGGCCACTTTGTGCGTATTGTAATTGTATCAAATGTCAATAAAAAATGGCATTCGCTGCTGATATGCGTTCCCCTTGTAGACGCTGCAGTTGTTATGATATTGACCAGAGCCGTTTTGAGTGTTATGGGCTTAAACGGATAA
- a CDS encoding nucleoside recognition domain-containing protein has product MAEQSQEKYKVTWKGWLALIILIISFSGVFAKIDGPLRALDFQVLTGEFGRVSEGIIFTGKGGTGARDGFMFALTLFPTLMFALGCIQVAESLGALRAAEVLFRPILKPLMGIPGASGLAFVSSFTSSDVAAVMTKGLVEDKMMTEEERTVFVAYQYAGSAPVTNTFGTGAALLPISVLPVGVIIGLIFIVKVLGANLVRLYLSRLSGNRGEGGAANG; this is encoded by the coding sequence ATGGCAGAGCAAAGTCAGGAAAAGTACAAGGTTACCTGGAAGGGATGGCTGGCATTAATCATCTTGATTATTTCTTTCTCCGGGGTGTTTGCAAAGATTGACGGGCCGTTAAGGGCGCTGGATTTTCAAGTGCTTACCGGAGAATTCGGGCGAGTGTCCGAGGGGATAATCTTTACTGGGAAAGGGGGTACCGGGGCGCGTGATGGTTTCATGTTTGCTTTGACTCTTTTCCCGACCCTGATGTTTGCGTTAGGATGCATCCAAGTTGCCGAGTCACTTGGTGCTTTGCGGGCGGCTGAAGTATTATTTCGGCCTATTCTTAAGCCCCTCATGGGGATTCCGGGGGCAAGCGGGCTGGCTTTCGTCAGCAGCTTTACCAGTTCTGATGTGGCGGCAGTCATGACTAAAGGGCTAGTGGAAGACAAAATGATGACTGAAGAAGAACGAACAGTATTTGTTGCCTACCAGTATGCCGGGTCCGCCCCGGTTACCAATACCTTCGGTACCGGCGCCGCCTTGCTGCCTATCAGCGTTTTGCCAGTAGGTGTTATTATCGGGCTGATCTTTATTGTTAAAGTCCTGGGCGCTAATTTGGTCCGCTTGTATCTAAGCCGGCTGTCCGGAAACAGAGGAGAAGGGGGCGCAGCGAATGGCTGA